From a single Microcoleus sp. FACHB-672 genomic region:
- a CDS encoding sensor histidine kinase codes for MDAQTIKILLVEDNRADIVMLQELLSEVSTVQFNVVPAQFLSAATTQLKQASFDVILLDLSLPDAQGLETIVQVQAEAPSVPIVVMTGLDNEELAVDAVRQGAQDYLVKGQVDAHLLVRAIRYAIERKHSLEALRESEERFRLLVAGGKDYAIFTLAPNGCVMSWNAGAQRTHGYPAEEIIGQDFSGFYVPEEIDAGKPQQDLQLATAEGRFEEEGWRVRKGGLRFWAAVAISTLRDESGQMRGFAQVTRDLTERQRAEVEIRKLHEDLKRRAVELEFANKELEAFNYSVSHDLRNPLSVIDGFSALLLRNYAQKLDEKERHYLQRIHHACKRMEQLIEDLLTLSRISRSKVQIETVQLSSLVEKIALVLQQTQPQRQVEFRIAAGVMAQGDGRLLEIVLENLLGNAWKYTGKKAHTCIEFGTIQQEGQTVYFVRDNGAGFSMADADKLFYAFQRLHQQTEFEGTGIGLATVQRIIHRHGGKIWAEAVVDAGATFYFTLAQGGVLSAES; via the coding sequence CTATCAAAATTCTGCTAGTTGAAGATAACCGCGCCGACATCGTGATGCTGCAAGAGTTGCTCTCGGAAGTCAGCACGGTTCAGTTTAACGTCGTGCCGGCACAGTTTTTGAGTGCGGCAACCACTCAGCTGAAACAAGCCAGTTTTGATGTCATTTTACTGGATCTCTCGCTCCCAGACGCTCAAGGGCTGGAGACGATAGTACAAGTGCAGGCAGAAGCCCCCTCTGTCCCAATCGTAGTCATGACAGGCTTAGACAATGAAGAGTTAGCGGTGGACGCAGTTCGCCAAGGGGCGCAGGATTACCTCGTGAAAGGGCAGGTAGACGCCCATTTGTTAGTTCGCGCCATCCGCTATGCGATTGAGCGTAAGCACAGCTTAGAGGCGCTGAGAGAGAGTGAGGAGCGCTTCCGCCTGCTGGTTGCCGGTGGCAAGGATTATGCTATTTTTACCCTCGCCCCCAATGGATGTGTGATGAGTTGGAATGCTGGGGCGCAACGCACCCACGGCTACCCAGCTGAAGAAATTATCGGCCAAGATTTTTCCGGTTTCTACGTGCCTGAAGAAATTGATGCCGGTAAGCCGCAGCAAGATTTACAACTAGCAACCGCTGAAGGGCGATTTGAAGAGGAAGGCTGGCGGGTGCGTAAAGGCGGCTTGCGGTTTTGGGCGGCGGTTGCCATCAGCACGTTACGCGATGAAAGTGGGCAGATGCGAGGCTTCGCCCAAGTCACGCGTGACTTAACGGAACGCCAGCGAGCTGAGGTGGAAATTCGCAAGCTCCATGAAGATTTAAAGCGTCGAGCTGTTGAATTGGAATTTGCCAACAAAGAATTGGAAGCTTTCAATTATTCAGTCTCCCACGATCTGCGAAATCCCCTGTCAGTAATTGATGGTTTTAGCGCATTGCTCTTAAGAAACTATGCCCAAAAGCTAGACGAGAAAGAGCGACACTACCTGCAACGGATACATCATGCCTGCAAGCGCATGGAGCAGCTAATCGAAGATTTATTGACTCTGTCGCGCATCTCTCGCAGTAAGGTGCAGATTGAGACGGTTCAGTTAAGTTCCTTGGTAGAAAAAATTGCCTTGGTGCTACAGCAAACACAGCCGCAACGCCAAGTTGAGTTTCGCATTGCTGCCGGTGTAATGGCTCAGGGAGATGGGCGTCTATTAGAAATTGTTCTGGAAAATTTATTAGGAAATGCTTGGAAATATACCGGAAAAAAAGCGCACACTTGCATTGAATTTGGCACGATCCAGCAAGAAGGGCAAACTGTGTATTTTGTGCGTGACAACGGTGCCGGTTTTTCTATGGCTGATGCGGATAAATTGTTCTATGCTTTTCAGCGGCTGCACCAACAAACTGAGTTTGAAGGCACCGGCATTGGGCTAGCGACTGTACAGCGGATTATCCACCGGCACGGGGGCAAGATTTGGGCTGAAGCGGTTGTTGATGCCGGTGCGACGTTTTACTTTACGCTGGCACAGGGAGGAGTCCTGAGCGCTGAGTCCTGA
- a CDS encoding KTSC domain-containing protein, whose amino-acid sequence MKLSKIDLTNILAIGHSNGQLGLLIDRGEEVEYIEISAPAAAYNGLQQVHYIANNELSAFPPKLENQEEIESAQSIAMLPVASSMANGIGYDEERKVLQVEFKNGSVYQYSEVESETWECFQSADSVGQFFNAEIRGSYYSERIDEVNMIATGTLDCSNFEEDC is encoded by the coding sequence GTGAAGTTATCCAAAATTGATTTAACCAATATCCTCGCTATCGGCCATTCTAACGGTCAGTTGGGGCTGTTAATCGACCGGGGGGAGGAAGTGGAATATATTGAAATTTCCGCGCCGGCTGCCGCTTACAATGGACTGCAACAAGTTCATTACATCGCAAATAATGAACTCAGTGCGTTTCCGCCTAAGCTGGAAAACCAAGAAGAAATAGAAAGTGCTCAGTCAATTGCCATGTTGCCGGTTGCCTCATCTATGGCAAATGGAATTGGATATGATGAGGAGCGAAAAGTTTTACAAGTCGAATTTAAAAACGGATCGGTTTATCAATATAGTGAAGTAGAGTCTGAAACTTGGGAATGTTTTCAGAGCGCGGATTCAGTCGGACAGTTTTTCAATGCTGAGATTAGAGGTAGTTATTACTCTGAGCGCATTGATGAGGTGAATATGATTGCCACCGGCACGTTAGATTGCAGCAATTTTGAAGAAGATTGCTGA
- a CDS encoding RelA/SpoT family protein, which yields MNTTAPTCPIVQLPDWLQACLLTQQQSSDSTAPDTSAADNSLICRAFEFGYRLHEGQCRKSGEPYICHPIAVAGLLRDLGGSSAMIAAGFLHDVVEDTEVSLEEIEQRFGTEVRLLVEGVTKLSKFKFSSKTERQAENFRRMFLAMAKDIRVIVVKLADRLHNMRTLEHLSDEKRRRIAQETREIFAPLANRLGIGRFKWELEDLAFKYLEPEAYRATQELVAEKRADREARLTKVTEILRQRLDQVGIECVEVSGRPKHLYGIYQKMQRQQKEFHEIYDIAAVRIIVQNNDECYRTLAIVHDAFRPIPGRFKDYIGLPKPNRYQSLHTVVVGFTGRPLEIQIRTLAMHHVAEYGIAAHWKYKESGSSNHTHMKAEEEKFTWLRQLLDWQSDLKDAQEYLESVKDNLFEDDVYVFTPKGDVVALSRGATPVDFAYRIHTEVGNHCTGARVDGRMVTLDSQLKNGDIVEIITQKNSRPSLGWLNFAVTTGARNRIRQWYKRSHRDENVARGRELLEKELGKNGLEALIKSEPMQAVAHRSNYHSVDDLLAGLGYGEVPLNQVVNRLRDAVKAKQPMEADAETLPPPASSTRALREITSPSTPGGKSPIAGVEGLLYHLAGCCHPIPGEPIIGVVTRSSRGISIHRQGCPNVENIQGDRFVPVSWNPTTETARPKTYPIDVQIEAIDRVGVLNDILSRLKDNNINVRSAQVKTYPGFPALINLCIDIRDVDQLERTFCQIKKMSDILNLRRLTQVEE from the coding sequence ATGAACACCACTGCCCCTACTTGCCCCATTGTTCAACTTCCTGACTGGCTGCAAGCGTGTTTGCTTACCCAGCAACAATCCTCTGACTCTACAGCACCCGATACCTCAGCGGCAGATAACTCCTTAATCTGTCGGGCGTTTGAATTTGGTTACCGGCTGCACGAAGGTCAGTGTCGTAAATCAGGCGAACCGTACATTTGCCATCCCATCGCAGTTGCCGGCTTGTTGCGGGATCTGGGAGGCAGCAGCGCTATGATCGCCGCCGGCTTTTTACATGATGTAGTAGAAGATACAGAAGTAAGTTTAGAAGAAATTGAGCAGCGGTTTGGTACGGAAGTGCGCCTGCTGGTTGAAGGCGTCACCAAGCTGTCTAAATTTAAATTTTCTAGTAAAACCGAACGCCAAGCCGAGAACTTCCGCCGAATGTTCTTGGCAATGGCAAAGGATATCCGGGTAATTGTCGTGAAGCTAGCAGACCGGCTCCACAATATGAGGACGCTGGAACACCTGTCCGATGAAAAACGGCGGCGAATTGCCCAGGAAACGCGAGAAATCTTTGCGCCTTTGGCAAATCGCTTGGGGATCGGTCGTTTTAAGTGGGAATTAGAAGATTTAGCCTTTAAATATCTTGAACCCGAAGCCTATCGGGCAACCCAAGAGTTGGTTGCAGAAAAACGAGCGGATCGGGAAGCCAGATTAACGAAAGTGACAGAAATTCTGCGGCAGCGCCTCGATCAAGTGGGGATCGAGTGTGTCGAAGTCAGTGGGCGGCCTAAGCACCTTTATGGAATTTACCAAAAGATGCAACGCCAGCAGAAAGAATTCCATGAAATTTATGATATTGCAGCGGTGCGGATCATCGTACAAAACAACGATGAGTGCTACCGAACTTTGGCCATCGTTCACGATGCTTTCCGCCCCATTCCAGGCCGGTTTAAAGACTATATCGGTTTACCCAAACCCAACCGCTATCAATCCCTGCATACGGTTGTCGTTGGCTTCACCGGGCGTCCTTTAGAAATCCAAATCCGCACCCTGGCAATGCACCATGTCGCGGAATATGGGATCGCCGCGCACTGGAAATACAAAGAAAGCGGCTCATCCAACCACACCCACATGAAAGCCGAAGAGGAGAAATTCACCTGGCTGCGGCAATTGCTGGACTGGCAGAGTGACCTCAAAGACGCTCAAGAATACCTGGAAAGTGTCAAGGATAACCTGTTTGAGGATGATGTCTATGTGTTCACGCCTAAAGGGGATGTGGTTGCACTCAGTCGGGGTGCCACACCTGTAGATTTTGCCTATCGCATTCACACAGAGGTGGGAAATCACTGTACCGGCGCACGAGTTGACGGGCGCATGGTGACACTAGACTCCCAGCTGAAAAACGGTGACATTGTTGAGATTATCACGCAGAAAAATAGCCGTCCGAGTCTAGGATGGCTGAATTTTGCTGTCACCACCGGCGCGCGCAACCGCATCCGCCAGTGGTACAAGCGCTCACACCGAGATGAAAATGTGGCCCGTGGGCGAGAACTGCTGGAAAAAGAACTAGGCAAAAATGGCCTGGAAGCACTGATCAAATCTGAGCCGATGCAGGCGGTGGCCCATCGCAGTAACTATCACAGTGTTGATGATTTACTCGCCGGCTTGGGTTATGGGGAAGTGCCCCTTAACCAAGTGGTAAACCGGCTGCGCGATGCGGTTAAGGCGAAACAGCCGATGGAAGCAGACGCCGAGACGCTACCGCCACCGGCTTCCTCTACACGGGCGCTGCGGGAGATAACCAGCCCTTCAACACCCGGCGGTAAATCTCCAATCGCCGGGGTTGAAGGGTTACTTTATCACCTTGCCGGCTGCTGTCACCCGATCCCCGGTGAACCGATTATCGGGGTGGTGACTCGCAGCAGTCGCGGCATCTCTATCCATCGGCAAGGTTGTCCGAATGTGGAAAATATCCAAGGTGATCGCTTTGTGCCGGTGAGCTGGAATCCTACCACCGAAACTGCGCGTCCCAAAACTTACCCGATTGATGTTCAAATTGAAGCGATTGACCGTGTCGGTGTACTCAACGATATTTTGTCTCGCTTAAAGGATAACAATATCAATGTTCGCAGTGCTCAAGTCAAAACTTATCCGGGATTCCCGGCTTTGATCAACCTGTGCATTGATATTCGTGATGTTGACCAACTTGAACGCACATTCTGTCAAATTAAAAAGATGAGCGATATCTTGAATTTGCGCCGGCTCACTCAAGTAGAAGAGTAA